Within Anopheles nili chromosome 3, idAnoNiliSN_F5_01, whole genome shotgun sequence, the genomic segment AACTCTGGCCATCGAGGCAAACATAAAACACGGTCCAGCCGAGCGGTCGAAGAATAATCCACTTTGCACTCATTAGAGTAGCACGAGAAGAACatacgaacgaacgagaaccCCATACAAAATTCTTTGCGTGATAATAAAATGCGGGCAAATAGGAGCAATTTTTAGACTACACATTACGTTACATTTTGGGACTATAATTAGAACTAGGCGTTCGAGGGCCGAGAGCAATAGCGCATTGTTTCGTATGGTTTATTCGCAAACAATTAAGGATTGTACTTAGAGGAAACTTaataaatcaaattcaattaaattaatttatctccgttgttgttgctttccttTGCATGGTTTCTTTGATCCCATTTCTTAATAAGTAGCCTGAACCTGAAAACGAACACTTCCGAAAAATCCTAATTGCAATGCATAAAAACAGGAACTAAACATGCCTTTTGCGACAATGATCGTCGCTCTTCCTGCTCGAGGCAAACGTAAGGCACACTTTCCCCCTTTCTCGACCCACCAGCGTCGAGTTGTTCCGGAGTGTTAGGTATGCGCCTGCTTCCTCGCACTGGATAAACGACGTGATAAAGTGTCAAATTCTAAACATAGTACCCATTGGGCCGGTTCCATTATTCTTTATCCGTTGTTAATGCAGTGCCGCGTCACGTGTGTGCCCCGTCCGCTTGGTTCACCGAAATGATGTAGTGACGAATTATCCAGCCGATTTCGTGCCCATTCGGTCACCCTTCCGCAACCCTATAAATCACGCGACCGTCTTTGCGCTCGCGCGAAGGTGTTGAAGGCTCACGCGCCGCCTGGCGCAGCTGGTGGATGTGTGACGATgaggttttcccttcgctgcgcgcgcattttcccgaccaaaACCAGCGGAGGCACTTTTTCCATAATTCACCAGCACGTCCTCAGCCGGCGTGGGTCTCGTTTTGGGGCCACTTAACGATCGCGAAGAAGCCGCGTTCGTGCGCGCAATCGACGCCCAGACACGTTTCCGCACTTCGGTTCGCGCTGGCAGCACGACGCGTGAGTGCACGCCGGACGGGGAAGAATGGCGTGAATTATCGCACCagggtaattaatttttattaatcGTTTTCCAGTTAGTGCCGTGATTTATGCATCGTGCTGGGGCCGTcccggtgcagcagcagcttcctAATCGTTGGCCAGTTCGGCCACGGAAGAGTCTGTGTCCATGCTACTGCACCGGATCCATCGAAACCGCGCTCATTACAACGTCTGACGGATGGCCATTGGCGGAGAATCCATTTGTACTTCGGCACTCAATCGAACCGAACACCGACCGATGCTGCAGAGAGTCCTGAGCAGGGAAAACTCTGAGCAGCCGTCTCTAAAACGGGCGGGATCGTGTGAAAGCCATCCTTCGAGGCTGAAACTAATTATGAGCCGTTTTGTGGTTTAATTATGAGCCCCCACATGAGACGTACAGGCCACTCCAACCGCGTGCGGTGCTAATGAGCCATCGTGGGCAAGTTTGTTGCGTGTAACGAATCAATCTCTGTCGACCGGCGATCCGGGAGTTTGATTtgtacgcgtttttttttattgcaatatcACACGGCAAGGTGCATTCCACCCGGGACATTCCCGGGAGACCTAGCAGGCTCGAACTGGCTCCACCGTGGCCGGGGTTATCCGGTGAATTATTAGTCTATGATTGATAGAGCCCCGCGTGCGGTTGGCGTGCGGTGCGCGCGAGGTCAGCTCATTCACGGCGGTCCTGGGCCGGTTCCTGGCGTGCCGTCGGTTTATTGGCTGAAATAAATGGACTAGTTTATGGTGGCGCACAAGCGCACGATAATGTTTCGCTCGCTGCAGGGGATTATGTCCTTTGTGCAGTCATTTGCAAATTTTATGGCAATCAGATTACGAATGGGGGTTCCCGGGTCCGCGTGTCTGGCTCGTGCCGGTCGTCCGGGTGTTTGCGTGGTGACGTCCGTCTCGCAGATGGGATTTTTGCAATCCGTACAACCCGGTCAGCTTCACGTTGCGTCGGAATGGTTTGGTCGCGATAGAACACCTTCTCGAGCCCCGAGATCGAGAACAAGCGCAGACAACTTTATTACCCGCCGGACCGGGCACGACGAGAGGACGAGGATTGGTTTGTTCCGGCTGTGAATATCTCCATCTACGGGGCTATCAAAATTTTACGCGAATAACACCTCAATTCGACCGACTGTTGCGGCTCCATCACGTGGTCGGGTTGATATCTTCGCACATTTTTGCACAACGGGTGCATTAAACTATGGGTGACAGCTCGCTGTTCATATGGCACTTGGAGCCCTTGGGGCGTGCGGGATTTGAAGGGCATCCATCTGGAGCGCCAGTTTAACCGATCGCACCCACGCACCCGCCGTCTGGACGTCCGTGACATGTTCGTGTGTCTGTGTATGCTGACCACTGACGACGCGTTACAGTCACCCTACTCACCCCTTCGTGCCGTAACATTTCTCTCATAAATATGCGAGCAAAAATAGGCCGGACGAGGTGCACCCAAGCCGGTTAGTTCCCGGGCGTGAAAGTCTACCGGGAATATGAAATTGAATCATCGGTTCCAGCACGAACGTTGTGTACCAGTTGGAGGTACGCTGGTGTTACACATCAGCGgacgagatcgagagagagatcgCGGGGCCAGGACCTCGGGCCAGACAACAATGAAATGAAGCTTGGTCCGTTTGCCCGAACCAACACGGGATACGTCGATAGGACATGGGACACATGCCCTTCTGGCGAGGTTCAACCTACGGACAAGACGCTCTACAACCCAGGGTCTATTACTATTGCACCGTGTTATTGTTACGGTTACGATCTTGTTtatttgttaatttatttatgaagaaatccccccctcccccctttccCCATCATCTCGGCACCCTTGGTGTGGGGGTGCGCGGGTTCACCCTCATTCCCCTTAGGAGGGGGTTGCTTGAATATCGCTCTGGATGGGTTCTTGATTGGTTTGCTGTCGCTACTGAGGTGGTTTCGGTGCGCGCAGTGCCGCCGCAAGTTAAATCCATATTTTAGTAGCCGTATGATAATCGACTTTAAAGGGTGGCTtaaggcgtgtgtgtgtgtgtgtgagcagcTTCATGTCATTGGATGGTGCGTTTGGTGCGATGGCAATTCCCGTATGCTGCCACCGGATATGACGCCGTACCGCGCGCAGGAACCAACAAACCCTTTTGCCGATCAACCGCCCCATTGGAAGCTGGCAACGATCGAAACGTGACTCGAATACATCTAATTTAAATCCCGCTCTCGTGTCGCAGGATGGTCGAGGGAAGTCCGAGGCGCAGGGATCATAAATAGTGAGGTGTAACCAATGTCGTACGCGTTTCATTGACAAACCATTCGCCCGCCGTAGGTTGCCAGCAATGGCCGATCGCGCGATCAACATGTTGTAAGTCAGAAAAGAGCGATAGCTCGGATTTCGATTGCGAAAGCATCCTGGCAGGTAGCTTTGGATGGGGAAGGTTTCCTAGCCTTTGCATCGGTGATGCATCCACGTTCTGGTTAGCGTGACCCTTTTGGCGAGCCTCTAATAGCCGGTGCAAATGCGCAACCGATCACCGGCTCAGAAGACTCATACAAAGTGTTTGAGGACCGCTTCGGAGGCCGCTATTGCCGCCATTACCGAGCCGGGACAATCGATGGCAAAATGTCGGATTGCATTAATTCCACCATTTCGCGCCCTCACCTCGGTAAGAGGGTGAgttttgaatttcattatcaCACGGCAAGTCACCGCGGTGAAGGCTAACAATTTGCTGACTTCCAACCCAACCGCCCAACCCGGCCAGGCCAGGTGGATTATGATCCGAGCGATCTTACTCTCGAGCGGTTTGCAAATTAATGTACGCTCGCTAACCTCGCCGTGTCGTTTGGTGTTTAGTCACTGGCGCTATTAGGCCGGCACTCGAGGCTGGTGCGTAGGTTGGCTGGGATTCGATCGGAGCCGTTTTATTACCgaacgatcgtttgatcgatCCCTTTTCTCTCCTCCCGGTACGAGCCCGGGAACCCACTCCGCAGGGGCTCAGCTTGGGCGGTTTATTGTGAAtttatatattaaaaaaaggatcagCCAGCAGCTGAGAGCACCGCGCCTGGGTAAATACCATGAAGGGGTAAAATAACAACCCAACCAACCTAAACAATGGTCCATCTGTCAAGACGGCGTAGGGTTTTAGTCTGCCGTTGTACTACAGGCGCCGCCGCACCTTCAAACCGATCGCGAACCAATCGATCTTCCATTGATCGTCACCTGTTTTTGCTCCGAGCCGTTTGCCATCCTTTCGACACCACGGCTCGTGGTAATCGTGCGCCTTTTGTCGGGAGGAATATTTAATCGCCCTATGGTCCGGGTCAGAGttgggaaggcaaaaaattaataaacgtAACCACCGTCGAGAGTTGCGACGGAGTGTCCGCGGTTGTATGCGATCGTCAACGGCTCGGCAACAGCTTTATGGGGATGCTGAAGAGTAGCGATCCGATCTCTCAGCTGTAATGCTATGCAACAGAATACATCCCGCATGCCCTGGTCGACTGTTAGGCTAAAATGTGGCACAATGTGTGCCACGAGACACGTGACTCAACACCACAAGGCTCCAGGACAGCCCTAATGCAGCTTTCGATCGATCTGCGTGTCCGTTCCTATTTCAAACTCCCGAAGACGTCAATGTCAGCGAAACcgcaacggcaacggcaaaACCCCTCCCGGTTTCGTCggcaattattcaaatttaccataattgaaaaataattgtCGTTTCGATCACGGCGATCGCTCGACTGATCGGTTGCGGTCTCATGTCGGTGCTTCTTGTGAGTCATCGTGCGGACTGGGGCCTTGGAGCTGTtctggggcgtttttttttggcgtttgGCGATCCGTTCCGATGTCCTGAACGCCTGGGTTGTgccgtttgatttatgttctAATTAAAACCGCGTACGCATCATTAATTCGAGCGCTAGTCGGGTGGCGACCCAACGTCAGTTGCATCGGTTGATGGCTGTTGCGACGCCCAGCATGATCCAAGCCTGTGTCGGTGATCTATTGCGCGCCGGTTTGGAAGAAGGCATGGTTCCGTGAGGGCCgtagttttaattttgaatcgaaaacaagaACCTGCATCGGCCACCCTCCCGCGCGGGGTTTTGCGCTCCATTTTCGACTCCTACACCCGCGCGGTcgctttcgatttttgttctgttttccctcccaccgaATGGCTCCTTAAAAGGGGCCTTGCAGCGGTGCCGGTGGTCCTGctcgtgtttgttttcggttgcaGCTTTTTGAGATCATTCAACGGTGGTGAAGGCACTTCAAGCTTTGAGATGTGCGAACTCGAGGCGTTAGATATTTGGCGCTAATTAGTGGTTTCTGATCAATCGAGAGCAGCATTTCTaaccaaccgaccggaaaATAGTGTTGCTGACAAAAATTTAACTTGCCACTAAAGCCGAAATTTACAACAATCAACCGAGGGTAGGCTTTTCAAATCCTCCGGCAGCCGATATCCGATTAtgctcgcaaaacaaaacccttcgATCGCGCAACGACCCGTTAGCGTTTCGTTCGTAAATAAGCGCATGAGAGTGAGCATGTTTTGACGGTTTGttgggggaaaagttttcataaTCCATATTTTATGCAACCACCTCGGAGGCTCGGAGAAACTCACCGAATGACATCGCCGGCTCCGAAAAGTCGAATGATATGCAAAACGGGGCTCATTTGGACGCGCACCCTCTGATTTCGGCGGGTGCCGTTTAGCTCGTAGCAGTGATCGTACGCGCTTCGGATCGGACATCAATTaacataatgaaaataatgGCCCCCTCGATTATTAGTCATAATAAATCGGGGCTTTACGGGGTGGAACCCTCACCCGCGTGCCTGTAGCGGGTTGTTAATGATTTTGCATTTAATTCCAGGTCCCCGCGATGgctgatgattttttttttcatccatcgaATGGTCCACCCAATGCCGGGACCGtatccaaacaaacaaaacgctcgaACAAATGGGCGCAAATCAGATTTATGAAAATCTGTCCCGTCGCCAAATTGACGAGACACCACCGCACCCTCCTGCCAGGTCCTCCTGCGCCTCCATTCAACCCCTAAACGGCACGGCCCATTAGTGAGGTTGTAGGGGGTGAGATTTTCACGCCATCCTGCCATactggcgtgtgtgtgcgcgcgtgcgcgTGCTTTAGGTTAAGCGCATGAAATATGGACAAACGATCggacacggaacggaacgtgTCCCCCCGGGCCGGTCAGGCGCATCCCGCCGGACAGGCGACGCACCCGCTGGGGCCTCGTTAATGCTCAATAGGACCATTATAATAATTTAGGCGGCGATTCGGAGGCGAGTGGCAAAAttaaaagggagaaaaagcgCCCCCACCTGCGCTGGAACGGGACAATGGAACGAGGCGCTAAACGGCTCGGTGGCCAACGTCACCGACGGGATCTGTCAGCAACctgttggggatttttttttgtctgccgGACGGGACCGCATTTGGCGCCACTTGCCACGGTCAGGCGAGCTTTTGTGATCGGCTTGCCACACCACGAGGCCACGCGGAGGTGTAGCTGCATTTAATACATTCGTACGtggtttgtcttttttttttgctgtcgctCTGCAGCCCAGCTGGCGCCCTGTCAGTCGATCTCGTGATCGGGACGGAAGTTTgtgtcacgtttttttttgtccctctACACCTTGTTGGCGATTTTAGTGACGTTTCTAGGCAGCGGGGCGTAAGTGTGGCCGAAATGGTCCGTGCTTGATGATCGTTCGTACGATCGACCTTTTTCCCGGGTTGCGATCGAGTGCGATCCACCCCGGCGCAGATATTAGAATCCCAAATAAGGCCACGGTGAGATGACGAAATGGCATGCGTAATGGCGCTGCTGGTGAGGTGTGGTGCAAATTACCATGAACGGTACCGGTTGCTGTTTCCGGTGTACTATCCGAGGGACCTTGGCATACGCTGGCCATCAAACGGATGCCCAGGGTAAAGTGGGGCTTTGATTAAGCATCAACGCATTACGCATCAATGAAGGTGCAAAGGGGCTCTAATGCACCATCAGTGCAAATTGTCGTTAAGATCATCGAGCACTTTTCGTTTAATCGTATTAAATCTGCAAACGATCAAGTGCACCAAATGGAATGGGCCCGAAAGGAGCTTAATCCTATTTAGATAAATTGATCCAATTTTGAATGATTAAGGTACAGATTATCCACTCCAACACGGGCAAAAATTCCCACGAACGAATGGAATATTCCCTTTGCGCGATCGTTACTGGATCTCAGGCATACCGAAACGTACGCTTGGAAAAAGTACACCTTCACCATTCGTGCACGAAGCGAAAGCCACCAGGTGGTTTATATAATATTCGCGATGTCCTCCTTGCTGCTCGACGCCTCCAAAATGGCACACCAGCTACAAGTACCCAGCCCCAATCGCACGCTCACTCAGGAAATGACGCAACGAATATCCCACCCGTAATCTTTATTAGATGCGCCCATGTCGCCATGCACCGATGGCAATAAAATCCGATGGCGCCCTTATCGCGCGACATGCGTTTCGCTGTAGTTCTCGCTCACACCCGCACGATTCTGGCGATCCACCTTGCTCACCGAGGATATATCGAGGACGCTGAATGCCAACCGTGGCTGGACCTTCACCACGCGCCCGACCGAATGTGGTGCGCGAACAACTTTACAACCTCTAAAAACGCTGACTGAACAAACTAAATGATCGCATCGTAAAAGATCGCTTCACCGGCGCATTAAATGGCCGGCCGGTTGGgtccttctcgctctctggggagggtttttttttttgctgttgttgcgccGCTTTATCATCGTGGCTCGAATGGGAGGCGATTGGGTGGTggccactttttgggtgaaaagaagcaacacCCGGCTTTGGAAGCTCGCGAAACGACGCCGGTGGTCCTGGGGCGGTGGTCCCACTTGCAGCCATCTGGCCGTTTGGCGAACcatttgtttcggttttacGAGTTGTTATATTTCGTGTGGCTATTAGCGTTATGATCGGTGATCCGTGAGCCTATGCGCGTGGTGGCACACCTCCGGGGCCGAAGGTCGAGCCCGCATCTTTGACGCCCTCTGAATGCTGCTTCTTTTCCCATTAAAGCTGAAGTGGCGTGTCCATTTTGGTGGTGCCGAATGCGAGCTCGAGTGCAAATCACGGTAGCATAATGACGGCATCGAACACCGCGTAGGATGCATCGTGTGGTGCGTGAAGTGGGCTGACTCTTGAGCTCTTGCAGTGTCCGGTTCGAGTACTGTTATGTGGCGCAACCAAATGCTGAAGATCAATGGGAGGATCGTGCTCGATCGATTGTGGATCGCATTCCATATGCAATTGCGCTCATCCCGGTGGGATGAAGTTGTTCTCTTCGACCAAACACCGGTGTGGCATTGTTTGCCGAATCGAACGGAAGCCACTTTTTGTGCTCGAAACAACAGCTCTACAACAgggtttatgtgtgttttttcgttgGACAATCACACCCCGATCCTTGGAGGCGTTCACAGCGCTCTCAACTGCCTTTCTCGCGTTCGAAACCCCGTGGCCCGTGGCTGGAGTATGCTGATTGGTGTCATCTTTCATTCGGCCCCCATGGGAGCGGTCGGCTTGCGCCGTTGCTGCGTTTATTAATTTCCTTGAATGCTTTACCACCAATTTAGACCATCGATCTTTGACATTTCTTTCGCGCGACCCCAGCGCggcaaaagcataaaaacacgTGTTTTTCTGCCGCGCTTGAGTCCGTATGCACACATTCTTAATAAACCCATTTATTACGAGCGTTTCCCCCATGCGGGGTGTTGGAGCAAGTGTCTTAAGGCGATTTCTCCGCCCGCTGGttgcaaaaaagcgaaagaaagagcgaaaaaaaaaagaccaaacgAACGGCGCAACGAAGCGAAGAAGCTCGCCGCGATGTGTTAAGAAATAtgtaaaaatgggaaaacgatcCCTCAAGCGCACTACCAAATCGGTCGCGCTTAATGATGACATAAATAAGCGACGGCATTTTTGGGGCCCCGGTAAACCGAAGCCGGTGAAGGTGTCGACCGGTCGTCTGCCCGTGGTTCCAGGTCCCGATCGGCACCGATTAGTATGCACCGCAACAATGCCAAAAGGTTATTTAGGCAAACAGATGTCGTGATAAATCTTGCCAACATCGCTCCCAAACGGCATCCGTCCGGGGATGCGTGTCCGTTTTTGGACGGCCCAGGCGAGCCGGTTTGGCGAAGAGATCGCGCGCGTCACGGTGCGAGTGACTTGCTCGGGTGACAAGTGTCAGGTCCTGTGGAGGTTGGCCATCATTTGCATATTCCCACCTGCACGCGTCCGGAGGACGGACGTGAATTCGGGCAGCGAAAGGCGCACATTCCTCGCGGCCCAGGATCCCATCAATAACCAGTTCGGTGTTCTCACTGGGGTGGGATCGCGTGGGTGCGATCTGCGAGCCTTTGCCGTTCGCCGTTCGTTTGGTCGTTTGAATCGATCGAAGAGTGCGTTCTGGCTTTCTTGGCGTCCAGTAAAACAATGGACCCTGACGCGCTCGGAGCGAAAATGGAGCCTAATTCGGACCCCGAAAGCGTTCTCCTAATCCACGCCAGTCCGAGCGATCCGAGCGGGACATAAAAAGCGCTAATTTATCGACCCCGAATCGGTAATGAGCGAGAGGCtgaaattaaataatattttatttcactttaaTTGATACTATAAACAAATTTACGGCACTGTTCGGGAGGGCTCACGGGATGACATAAATTGCTTGTACCGAAGCTCGTACAAGCGCCGAGATCATTCCATTCGTTAGGCGGCTCCACGGCAGAAGGTGAATCACTTTCGTTCGGCTTCACGTGGTTGATTCGGTTACCCATTTCTAACTCGTGGGCAGGTTGTTTTCCCTACGATTACACCCCCTGCCGAGGGGTGGAGTGTTTCTATTTTTCAatcattattttcttcacctgTCGAAGATTTTCCCCCTACAGCCTGGGGCTGTTGGTCCTGTTTTCTCTCCGGTCGTGGCACGTTGGCATTTCGAACTCAAAAACGGCACGTCGGACGTAGGAATGTAACACAATCTGGTCGCTTCTCGGGCCAGGTTTTATGGTGTGCCTTCAGGGGGCTCCCACGGAGGACCTTGGGTTTGGAGGCTTTGGGCTCGTTCGGTGGGGTTTTATGGCGTGTCCGCGAGATATGCCGCCGGGTGGGGCGGCCTAAATGTGTCCCGGTCGTCATTTGCAGCTCATCGTCACTCTCGCCTGCTAATGGGCCTGCTTGCTGGTTGGGTGGGATCGAATTTCGATCTTACGGAGCAGATAATCCTTTGGATGGTTTTGAATCGATCCGATTTAGCGCCTGTTTGTAGTGTCTCACTGGTTCCTTCATACGTGTGCACTCTTGAAGAATGTTGACAACCACCTGATGTTTATAGAGAACTGCAGTAACGGGGGCTTCTTCAAGCTGAACAAACAGCCAACATCGACTGGATGCAAACatcaatcgatcggttggaaaCGTGCCTACAGGTCCCTATATAAAACGAGCTTTTCTGCAGAAAAGTGACTTAAACACCTGCATTTGTTGCGAGCAGAATCAAATCGTTTCAACATGCCAAAAGCTGTTTCctttgcgtttcttttattCTATGGCTTTATCGTTCTCGTTCAGGTATTGCCTAATTGTTTAAACCATTAAATAAACATCATCAAATCGGACTCATTCTGCATATTCGCAATTTGCAGACGAAAACGATAAAGGAGTGTGAAAAGGAGATGCCATTGTCACTGAGGAGCAAGTTGTGTGAAATGCGTCAGTTTAAGAACGTCGATGGACCGGAAATGGATAAGCATATGGACTGCGTGTTGAAGTCGATCGGTTTCGTGAATGCGGAGGGTCAAGGATTCGTCAGTAGTGTTGGATATTTTTCTGATTTCTTATATAACATAAGAATTTTGTCTTATTCCAGTACCACAACCTCATTAAGCCGATGAATGCAATCGAGAGGGATCGGAAGCATGATTTTAACCTCGAAACATGCATGGgcaaaacgcaacgaaaacCTTTCATGGAGCGAGCACATGCCTTCTACAGGTGTATGTTGGATTCCACTTCTTCCGACACGTTCAAGAAAGTGTTCGACTTGACAGAGCTGATCAACGCAGGCAAACTGAGCGCAGGAACCCAATATGGTCCAAGGGTTGCTAAAATGGCTAAAAGATTGAATAAGAATCGGTGCAAATAAAGTCTCTACTTGCGTTCATATACACATAAATTATTGTTTGTTAACCTGTTTGCTTAAATTTGTGTAAAGATGCATCTCCTAGAATCCATCGGACAGATTTTGAACAAACTTAGCTAATGGATGGTTTGTCTGGTTCATGGAATCAACTTAATTATCTTCAAAAACAGAATGTTTTTTAAACGCATGTTCGTACTTAATTCCTCTTTACCTCACGCTTATAATTTAGAAACACGATTCACGATGTGGTTTCAACCGATAAGCAGAATAATCATTTATGATTTTCAGCGATGATATCTTTGATATTGATAACAGATTCAATTCTATATGATGACAATTGTATTGCATAGTATAggaatatattaaaaaattaaaatgactTGGAATGAAATTAGTGAATCGATCGGATAGAAAAGAATAAAGTAGAAAACAAATACTTTACATTGgcttaaataatttatttttttattaatttatttctttattcttCTAAAGTTGTAATGTCTCATTCTGTTATATTAGTAGATCATATTATGCACCATAAGCAACAAATTCCACATGGAGAAGTAATTGATACAAGAGTTCGTAATTCATTCTTTCCAATAAAATGCTGAGTTTAATTTAGAATATACATAGGAATGGTAATAAAAGTAAGTAAACTTCATATTATAAAATCATGTTCAATTGTAAATTATACTATAAGATCGTGCTTACCTGTCAACCATCTATTGATTCTGAACAAatgtttaaacaaataaaacaatatcaaGCAATTCAATAACTATTGTTTACACGTCACACAGGTGGTTTGATTCTTAGCTAGTTTGATCGATCACCTCATATAAAACGCCTTCAGTTCGATTGTTTCCAGTTGGATTTTACACTTGATCTAAGACAGAATTatggtgatgaaaatgttATCGATCGTCGGATTGGTATGGTGTTTGGTTGCCTTGGGACAGGTAAGAATATCATGTAAAATATATGTCACTTAAACAGAAATTTCAAATGTGTTGTTGTCGTAGGCTAGGAAAGAATCAACGGTGGAAGAGTGCGAGCAAAATCTTTCCGATTCGCTGAAGCCACGGCTATGCCAGTTGCGCCAGTATGAAACGGTCGACTCGGAGGATATGGACAAGCACATGCATTGCGTTCTAGAAGTAGTTGGATTCGTGGATGACAATGGGGATCTCGAAGTAAGTACAATGATTTTGATATGACTGACCCAAAATCTTATTACCTCGTGTTT encodes:
- the LOC128723580 gene encoding 37 kDa salivary gland allergen Aed a 2-like, with the protein product MPKAVSFAFLLFYGFIVLVQTKTIKECEKEMPLSLRSKLCEMRQFKNVDGPEMDKHMDCVLKSIGFVNAEGQGFYHNLIKPMNAIERDRKHDFNLETCMGKTQRKPFMERAHAFYRCMLDSTSSDTFKKVFDLTELINAGKLSAGTQYGPRVAKMAKRLNKNRCK